One genomic segment of Pandoraea sputorum includes these proteins:
- the fliL gene encoding flagellar basal body-associated protein FliL — protein MRKWILLIVAVALMAAAGAATAVYLLTGRSEAAKAPPPPPPPVFVGMDPFTVNLSGEDGERYLHIGLSLKVADAETQARITQHMPEVRSRVLLLLSSKQPQDLATIDGKRRLASEIRALVAQPFAANMPQQAVGDVLFTAFVIQ, from the coding sequence ATGCGCAAATGGATTCTGTTGATCGTGGCGGTAGCGCTCATGGCAGCGGCCGGCGCGGCAACGGCCGTGTATTTGCTGACCGGACGTAGCGAAGCGGCCAAAGCACCGCCGCCCCCGCCGCCGCCCGTGTTTGTCGGCATGGATCCGTTCACGGTGAACCTCTCGGGCGAAGACGGCGAGCGTTACTTGCACATCGGCCTCTCGCTCAAGGTGGCAGATGCCGAAACGCAGGCCCGCATAACGCAACATATGCCCGAAGTACGTAGCCGAGTGTTGTTGTTGCTGTCGTCGAAGCAGCCGCAGGATCTCGCAACGATTGACGGCAAACGCCGTCTGGCAAGCGAGATCCGTGCGTTGGTCGCACAGCCGTTCGCAGCCAACATGCCGCAGCAAGCCGTGGGCGACGTCCTGTTCACCGCGTTTGTAATTCAGTGA
- the fliM gene encoding flagellar motor switch protein FliM, with product MAHEEFLSQEEVDALLKGVTGEQDERSESEDHSGIRPYNIATQERIVRGRMPTLEIINDRFSRLFRIALFNFMRRSAEISVSPVRVQKYSEFIRNLPVPTNLNLVHIKPLRGTALFVFDPNLVFLVVDNLFGGDGRFHTRVEGRDFTQTEQRIIARLLDLVFENYGASWKPVYPVEFEYVRAEMHTQFANVATPNEVVVTTTFDIEFGSVGGEFHICMPYSMIEPMRDQLSSPLQGETLEVDKRWVRLLSQQVQAADVEIVTNLAQFDMTLSQLLNMRVGDVIPLDVPEVLEAKVDGVPVMHCNYGVFNGQYALRVNQMINHSHSDYSKDNE from the coding sequence ATGGCGCATGAGGAGTTCCTGTCGCAGGAAGAAGTCGATGCCCTTCTGAAGGGTGTCACCGGCGAACAGGATGAACGGTCGGAGTCGGAAGATCATTCCGGCATTCGGCCATACAACATCGCGACGCAAGAGCGCATCGTGCGCGGGCGCATGCCCACGCTCGAAATCATCAACGACCGCTTCTCGCGACTGTTCCGCATTGCGCTGTTCAACTTCATGCGCCGTAGCGCCGAAATTTCGGTCAGCCCGGTGCGCGTGCAGAAGTACAGCGAGTTCATTCGCAACCTGCCTGTCCCGACCAACCTCAACCTGGTCCACATCAAGCCGCTGCGCGGCACGGCGCTGTTCGTGTTCGATCCGAACCTCGTGTTCCTCGTGGTGGACAACCTGTTCGGCGGCGACGGCCGGTTCCATACCCGCGTCGAAGGTCGCGATTTCACGCAGACCGAGCAACGCATCATCGCGCGCCTGCTCGACCTCGTGTTCGAGAACTACGGGGCATCATGGAAGCCGGTGTACCCGGTCGAGTTCGAATACGTGCGCGCCGAAATGCACACGCAGTTCGCCAACGTCGCCACGCCTAACGAAGTCGTCGTCACGACTACGTTCGACATCGAGTTCGGTTCGGTGGGCGGCGAATTCCACATCTGCATGCCGTACTCGATGATCGAGCCGATGCGCGACCAGCTCTCGAGCCCGCTGCAAGGCGAAACGCTCGAAGTCGACAAGCGCTGGGTGCGTCTGCTCTCGCAGCAGGTGCAGGCCGCCGATGTGGAAATTGTGACGAATCTCGCCCAGTTCGACATGACGCTCTCGCAGCTGCTCAACATGCGCGTGGGCGACGTGATCCCGCTCGACGTGCCTGAGGTGCTCGAAGCCAAGGTCGACGGCGTGCCCGTGATGCACTGCAATTACGGCGTCTTCAATGGTCAATACGCGCTGCGCGTGAACCAGATGATCAACCATTCGCACAGCGATTACAGCAAGGACAACGAGTGA
- a CDS encoding flagellar hook-length control protein FliK has product MSILSFLTDAAGAARQAVNRAGSSNNDDAGVLPFSTVLSQQTRQTVQPSASSTNNNVAQAGQTKQTNASSNDSSNSTRSTDNASSGQTGQTAQSGQTGQTGQTNASNKPSKSSNADDGKDEEDDTQTATAAPGDPAAALAVALAAMNNAPLQTAAPAPATPTGDAVATATDGKSGTGAAITAAVAGAMQAAGAAQLTGQPPAGTDADAKPVTTAANTGAPVKGTVTPAASTTSPTGGISLDTLAKNATTAHAATTAQPAATDAKAAMPVAGTDAQAQQRVADALAQAQGNRDTASQAATAATQAAVQAAQSATPAVDAQPQLQAQANLPAALALNARVGTQDWNNQLSQQVVWLSSAHAQTAQLSLNPPDLGPLHVVLNVANDSAQAMFVSQHAAVRDAVQAALPQLRDSLANNGIALGNATVSSDSSQQQAFAQQGANGNGGGNGSGNGNGRGTPGFGQSADDAPIATTVNVPVRASNGFVDTFA; this is encoded by the coding sequence ATGTCGATTCTGAGCTTCCTGACCGATGCCGCCGGTGCTGCCCGGCAAGCCGTGAACCGCGCCGGTTCGTCGAACAACGACGACGCCGGCGTGCTGCCGTTCTCCACGGTGCTCTCGCAGCAAACGCGTCAGACCGTCCAGCCCTCGGCCAGCAGCACGAACAATAACGTCGCGCAGGCCGGGCAGACCAAGCAGACGAATGCGTCGTCCAACGATTCGTCGAACAGCACCCGGTCGACCGACAACGCGTCGTCCGGTCAAACCGGTCAGACGGCGCAGTCGGGCCAGACCGGGCAGACCGGACAAACGAACGCTTCGAACAAGCCTTCGAAATCGTCGAATGCCGATGATGGCAAGGACGAGGAAGACGACACGCAAACGGCCACCGCTGCCCCGGGCGATCCGGCCGCAGCACTGGCTGTCGCACTCGCCGCGATGAATAACGCGCCGCTGCAAACTGCAGCCCCCGCCCCGGCAACGCCGACGGGCGACGCGGTCGCCACGGCCACCGACGGCAAGTCGGGCACGGGTGCAGCCATCACCGCGGCTGTCGCCGGTGCGATGCAAGCCGCCGGTGCCGCACAACTGACCGGCCAGCCGCCCGCAGGCACCGATGCCGACGCCAAACCGGTGACAACGGCTGCCAACACCGGCGCACCGGTCAAGGGCACCGTCACCCCGGCGGCATCGACGACCAGCCCGACGGGCGGCATCTCGCTCGACACGCTGGCGAAGAACGCCACCACTGCACACGCGGCAACGACCGCCCAGCCTGCCGCGACGGACGCGAAGGCCGCGATGCCGGTCGCCGGTACCGATGCGCAGGCACAACAACGCGTGGCCGACGCACTGGCACAGGCTCAGGGCAACCGCGACACTGCATCGCAGGCCGCCACCGCCGCGACGCAAGCGGCCGTGCAAGCCGCACAAAGCGCCACCCCGGCCGTCGACGCCCAGCCGCAGTTGCAAGCGCAGGCCAACCTGCCCGCCGCCCTCGCGCTGAACGCACGTGTCGGCACGCAGGACTGGAACAACCAGCTCTCGCAGCAAGTCGTGTGGCTCTCGAGCGCTCATGCACAAACGGCCCAACTGAGCCTGAACCCGCCCGATCTCGGTCCGCTGCACGTGGTGCTGAACGTGGCGAACGACTCGGCGCAGGCCATGTTCGTCTCGCAACACGCCGCCGTGCGCGACGCCGTTCAGGCTGCGCTCCCGCAGTTGCGCGACAGCCTTGCCAACAATGGCATCGCCCTCGGCAATGCGACCGTGAGCAGCGACAGCTCGCAACAGCAGGCCTTCGCGCAGCAAGGTGCGAACGGCAATGGCGGCGGGAACGGTAGCGGCAATGGCAACGGACGCGGCACGCCGGGCTTCGGCCAGTCGGCGGACGACGCGCCGATCGCCACGACCGTGAACGTCCCGGTGCGCGCCAGCAACGGCTTCGTGGACACCTTCGCGTAA
- the fliO gene encoding flagellar biosynthetic protein FliO, with protein sequence MALLPVSIAHAQGTASQAAAVPSLGGAGIVQTGFGLVLVLALLFGLAWLAKRFGLQRPLGGGNVRIVGSAAVGQRERVVVVEVAGDWVVLGVAPGQVRSLHVIDAERVADHVAESPAPAVTHPGAQANRAAQAFAQKLRETMKKDT encoded by the coding sequence ATGGCCCTCCTCCCCGTCTCGATAGCTCACGCTCAAGGCACCGCCTCGCAAGCGGCGGCCGTGCCGAGCCTCGGCGGCGCAGGCATCGTACAAACGGGCTTCGGCCTCGTGCTCGTGCTGGCGCTGCTCTTCGGGCTGGCGTGGCTCGCAAAGCGCTTCGGTCTGCAACGCCCGCTCGGCGGGGGTAACGTGCGCATCGTGGGCAGCGCGGCCGTCGGACAACGCGAGCGTGTGGTCGTCGTGGAAGTGGCTGGCGACTGGGTCGTACTTGGCGTGGCACCGGGTCAGGTCCGCAGTCTTCACGTGATCGACGCCGAGCGCGTTGCCGACCATGTCGCCGAATCACCGGCCCCTGCCGTCACCCATCCGGGTGCGCAAGCCAATCGCGCCGCGCAAGCTTTTGCGCAAAAGCTGCGCGAAACGATGAAAAAGGACACCTGA
- the fliN gene encoding flagellar motor switch protein FliN, with amino-acid sequence MSDTPQTPGEDAQAMADEWASAMAEQTASEPAPAAAPQPAAAPVFQPLAATAGNPAGAAHNDIDLILDIPVQMTVELGRTKIAIKNLLQLAQGSVVELDGMAGEPMDVLVNGCLIAQGEVVVVNDKFGIRLTDIITPSERIRKLNR; translated from the coding sequence ATGAGCGATACCCCTCAAACGCCCGGTGAAGACGCCCAGGCCATGGCGGACGAGTGGGCCAGTGCCATGGCCGAGCAGACCGCTTCGGAGCCGGCGCCTGCCGCTGCACCCCAACCTGCGGCAGCCCCCGTGTTCCAGCCGCTCGCCGCGACCGCCGGTAATCCGGCCGGTGCCGCGCACAACGACATCGATCTGATCCTCGACATCCCGGTCCAGATGACCGTGGAGCTGGGCCGCACCAAAATCGCCATCAAGAACCTGCTGCAACTCGCACAGGGTTCCGTGGTGGAACTCGACGGCATGGCCGGCGAACCGATGGACGTGCTGGTCAACGGTTGCCTCATCGCCCAGGGCGAAGTGGTGGTCGTGAACGACAAGTTCGGCATCCGCCTGACTGATATCATCACGCCATCCGAACGCATCCGTAAGCTCAACCGATGA
- the fliJ gene encoding flagellar export protein FliJ, producing MNSTLPLKLLIELAQKDVDEAARLLGERQTQRAEVERQLEALRQYRHEYRTRMQTATIQGMAGCDWRNFQQFIDTLDTAIGQQAMLLQQAEERLTVARREWQAQQRRLNSFGTLASREEARTAVRVARREQKENDEYAARSLRRRAESPI from the coding sequence ATGAATTCCACCCTGCCCCTCAAGTTGCTCATCGAACTCGCCCAGAAGGACGTGGACGAAGCTGCGCGCCTGCTTGGCGAGCGTCAGACGCAACGCGCCGAAGTCGAGCGTCAACTCGAAGCGCTGCGTCAGTATCGTCACGAGTACCGCACGCGCATGCAGACGGCAACGATTCAGGGCATGGCCGGATGCGACTGGCGCAACTTCCAGCAATTCATCGATACGCTCGACACCGCCATCGGACAGCAGGCCATGCTGCTTCAGCAAGCGGAAGAGCGCCTCACCGTCGCGCGCCGGGAATGGCAGGCACAGCAACGCCGCCTGAACTCCTTCGGCACGCTCGCCTCGCGCGAGGAAGCCCGCACCGCTGTGCGCGTGGCGCGTCGCGAGCAGAAAGAAAACGACGAGTACGCCGCGCGCAGCCTGCGCCGTCGTGCCGAATCACCGATTTGA